In a single window of the Prochlorococcus marinus XMU1412 genome:
- a CDS encoding ABC transporter ATP-binding protein, producing MLFIEVLKKSKHAVETKNLSISWGAVNVLNQINFELNDGEKLAIVGPSGSGKSTILKILAGLILPTEGELKIFGEKQTYLRLDQNNPPDVRLVFQNPALLGSLTIEENVGFLLKRNKNLSKKSIHEIVRECLAEVGLFNIENKLPNELSGGMQKRVSFARALITDQTLNAKSKPLLLFDEPTAGLDPIASSRIEDLINKTNHKASGSSIVVSHVLSTIERTSDKVLMLYGGKFRWAGSIDEFKKSKDPYVFQFRNGKLDGPMQPKDI from the coding sequence ATGCTTTTTATAGAAGTTTTGAAAAAATCAAAGCATGCAGTTGAAACAAAAAACCTCTCTATAAGCTGGGGGGCAGTTAATGTTCTTAATCAAATAAATTTTGAACTTAATGATGGAGAGAAATTAGCTATTGTTGGCCCCTCAGGTTCTGGTAAATCAACCATATTAAAAATACTAGCAGGACTAATTTTACCTACCGAAGGAGAATTAAAAATATTTGGTGAGAAGCAAACATATTTAAGATTAGATCAAAATAATCCTCCTGATGTAAGACTCGTTTTTCAGAACCCCGCTTTATTAGGATCTCTAACTATCGAAGAAAATGTAGGTTTTCTCCTCAAGAGAAATAAAAACCTATCGAAAAAGTCAATTCATGAAATAGTACGTGAATGTTTAGCTGAGGTAGGATTATTTAATATTGAGAATAAACTTCCAAATGAATTAAGTGGAGGCATGCAAAAAAGAGTAAGTTTTGCAAGGGCATTAATTACTGATCAAACTCTTAATGCAAAGTCTAAACCTTTATTACTTTTTGATGAACCAACTGCCGGCCTTGATCCCATTGCCTCATCAAGAATTGAAGATTTAATTAATAAGACAAATCATAAAGCAAGCGGATCATCTATTGTAGTTAGCCATGTTCTTAGTACTATAGAAAGAACTTCAGATAAAGTTTTAATGCTTTATGGAGGCAAATTCAGATGGGCAGGCTCGATTGATGAATTTAAAAAGAGTAAAGATCCCTATGTATTTCAATTTAGAAATGGAAAACTTGATGGTCCAATGCAACCCAAAGACATTTAG
- a CDS encoding gluconeogenesis factor YvcK family protein, which produces MNKRKKKVRRYYKSFKKTNFVLLSKILRILSWLLPGLVIKRWMLTSAIGFLTTLLGFVIWTNLRPLYWLIEIFFGVMTGLTSILPVTLMGPLIVVIGLLLIGIGQNRSINSIQKALVPEKNTFLVDALRVKSKLNRGPNIVAIGGGTGLSTLLKGLKNYSSNITAIVTVSDDGGSSGILRKQLGVQPPGDIRNCLAALSNEEPTLTRLFQYRFSGGSGLEGHSFGNLFLSALTTITGSLEKAVQASSKVLAVQGQVLPATNIDVMLWAELEDGEKIFGESKISKSKKLISRIGYLPENPSALPSALESIKEADLIVLGPGSLYTSLLPNLLVPEIVDALLQSNAPKIYISNLMTQPGETDGLDVSQHIKAIEKQLSNFGVKTRIFNSILSQIQFEKSPLVDYYESRGAEPVKCNKEKLLSEGYYVLQAPLYSKKITPTLRHDPRRLARAVMFIYRKLKKIN; this is translated from the coding sequence ATGAATAAGCGTAAAAAAAAGGTTAGAAGGTACTATAAAAGCTTTAAAAAGACTAATTTTGTATTGTTAAGCAAAATCTTAAGGATTTTGAGTTGGCTTTTGCCTGGATTAGTAATAAAAAGATGGATGCTTACATCTGCGATAGGATTTTTGACTACATTATTAGGCTTCGTAATTTGGACAAATTTAAGACCGCTCTATTGGCTTATTGAAATCTTTTTTGGGGTAATGACAGGTTTAACAAGTATTTTGCCTGTTACATTAATGGGACCGTTGATTGTTGTTATTGGACTATTATTGATCGGGATTGGACAAAATAGAAGTATTAATTCAATTCAAAAAGCGCTTGTTCCAGAAAAAAACACATTTTTAGTTGATGCATTAAGAGTTAAAAGTAAATTAAACAGAGGTCCAAATATTGTTGCAATTGGAGGAGGTACAGGTTTATCCACTTTACTGAAAGGCTTAAAAAATTACAGTAGTAATATTACAGCAATCGTAACTGTATCCGATGATGGTGGAAGTAGTGGAATTCTCAGAAAACAATTAGGTGTGCAACCTCCAGGAGATATTAGAAATTGTTTGGCAGCTTTATCAAACGAGGAACCTACTTTAACTAGATTATTTCAGTACAGATTTTCAGGGGGAAGTGGTCTAGAAGGTCATAGTTTTGGAAATCTATTCTTATCAGCTTTAACAACAATTACGGGCAGTTTAGAAAAAGCAGTTCAAGCTTCTAGTAAGGTTTTGGCGGTACAAGGTCAAGTTTTACCTGCAACAAATATTGATGTTATGTTATGGGCTGAATTAGAAGATGGTGAAAAAATTTTTGGTGAAAGCAAGATCAGTAAATCTAAAAAATTAATTTCGAGGATTGGTTACCTTCCAGAAAATCCTTCAGCTCTTCCAAGTGCTCTTGAATCTATAAAAGAAGCTGATTTAATTGTTCTTGGCCCAGGTAGTCTATACACTTCTTTATTGCCTAATCTGTTAGTACCCGAGATAGTGGATGCCTTATTGCAAAGTAATGCTCCTAAAATTTATATAAGTAATTTGATGACTCAGCCTGGAGAAACAGATGGACTTGATGTCTCTCAACATATCAAAGCAATAGAAAAACAATTATCAAATTTTGGAGTTAAAACTAGAATTTTTAATTCAATCTTATCTCAGATTCAATTTGAAAAGTCTCCATTAGTAGACTATTACGAAAGTAGAGGGGCAGAGCCTGTCAAATGTAATAAAGAAAAATTATTATCTGAGGGTTATTATGTTTTGCAAGCACCATTATATTCAAAAAAAATAACTCCAACTCTTAGACATGATCCAAGGAGATTAGCAAGAGCAGTTATGTTTATTTACCGCAAATTAAAGAAAATAAACTAA
- a CDS encoding NAD(P)H-quinone oxidoreductase subunit J, protein MEKDGLATSSDTSIEKEGFISQSLTKDGIPNQSLSDDHLGIENISVEPNKLYEAVSALRNYGFNYLQCQGGYDEGPGRNLVSFYHFITVDDLQKIEKIKEVRLKVFLKRDSDLSIPSLYEIFKGSDWQERETFDMYGINFIDHPNPKRLLMPEDWRGWPLRKDYIQPDFYELQDAY, encoded by the coding sequence ATGGAAAAAGACGGTTTAGCCACATCTTCAGATACTTCAATAGAAAAAGAAGGGTTTATAAGCCAATCTTTGACTAAAGATGGAATTCCAAATCAATCTTTATCTGATGATCACCTAGGAATTGAAAACATTTCTGTGGAACCTAACAAATTATATGAAGCTGTATCTGCCTTGAGAAATTACGGTTTCAACTATCTTCAATGTCAAGGAGGATATGATGAAGGACCAGGCAGAAATCTTGTTAGTTTCTACCATTTTATAACTGTTGATGATTTACAAAAAATCGAAAAAATTAAGGAAGTGAGATTAAAAGTTTTCTTAAAAAGAGATTCTGATTTATCAATCCCTAGTTTGTATGAAATTTTCAAAGGAAGTGATTGGCAAGAAAGAGAAACTTTTGATATGTATGGAATAAATTTTATTGATCATCCAAATCCCAAAAGACTATTAATGCCTGAAGATTGGAGAGGATGGCCACTACGAAAAGATTATATTCAGCCAGATTTCTATGAACTCCAAGATGCTTATTAG
- a CDS encoding NADH dehydrogenase subunit K: protein MNPQLSPKAIREIREGTCNPLSAPQVTTDLSENIILTSLDDLHNWARLSSLWPLLYGTACCFIEFAALIGSRFDFDRFGLVPRSSPRQADLLIVAGTVTMKMAPALVRLYEQMPEPKYVIAMGACTITGGMFSADSTTAVRGVDKLIPVDLYLPGCPPRPEAIFDAVIKLRKKVGNESILERTKTEQTHRYITSDHEMNLVFSENTGEYLNKTSANVIPSSKKEQITELPENTEIINSTED from the coding sequence TTGAATCCACAATTATCCCCAAAAGCAATAAGAGAAATTCGAGAAGGGACTTGCAATCCTCTTAGTGCACCTCAAGTTACTACAGACTTAAGCGAAAATATTATATTGACAAGCTTAGACGATCTTCATAATTGGGCTAGACTAAGCAGTCTATGGCCACTCTTGTACGGAACAGCTTGTTGTTTTATAGAATTTGCTGCCTTAATTGGATCTAGATTTGATTTTGATAGATTTGGATTAGTGCCGAGAAGCTCGCCAAGGCAAGCAGATTTACTAATAGTTGCAGGGACAGTAACAATGAAGATGGCCCCAGCCCTTGTAAGACTATATGAGCAGATGCCTGAACCAAAGTATGTTATTGCTATGGGTGCCTGCACAATCACAGGGGGAATGTTCAGTGCAGATTCTACAACTGCTGTAAGAGGTGTTGATAAATTGATACCAGTTGATTTATACCTCCCAGGATGTCCACCAAGACCAGAAGCAATTTTTGATGCTGTAATTAAATTAAGAAAAAAAGTTGGTAATGAATCAATTTTAGAGCGCACAAAAACAGAGCAAACTCACAGATACATAACATCTGATCACGAAATGAATCTTGTTTTCTCAGAAAATACAGGTGAATATCTAAACAAAACTTCAGCTAACGTCATACCTTCTTCCAAAAAAGAACAAATAACCGAATTACCTGAAAACACTGAAATTATTAACTCTACAGAAGATTAA